A window from Balearica regulorum gibbericeps isolate bBalReg1 chromosome 1, bBalReg1.pri, whole genome shotgun sequence encodes these proteins:
- the MPC2 gene encoding mitochondrial pyruvate carrier 2, with protein sequence MAAAVAGLRASYHRLLDRIELKLPPRFRPFYNHPAGPKTVFFWAPIMKWGLVCAGMADMTRPAEKLSTAQSAVLMATGLIWSRYSLVIIPKNWSLFAVNFFVGCAGGSQLFRIWRYNQELKAKQREQLQQRDA encoded by the exons ATGGCGGCCGCCGTCGCGGGGCTCCGCGCCTCCTACCACCGCCTGCTCGACCGCATCGAGCTCAAGCTGCCGCCGCGGTTCCGACCTTTTTACAACCACCCGGCAG gtcccaaaacagtgtttttctgGGCACCTATTATGAAATGG GGTTTGGTATGTGCTGGAATGGCTGATATGACCAGACCAGCAGAAAAGCTCAGCACAGCACAATCTGCAGTACTAATGGCCACAG GCCTTATTTGGTCAAGGTACTCTCTAGTtattattcctaaaaactggagTCTGTTTGCTGTGAACTTCTTTGTTGGCTGTGCTGGTGGCTCTCAACTCTTCCGAATATGGAG GTATAATCAGGagctaaaagcaaaacaacGAGAGCAACTGCAGCAGAGAGATGCTTAA